A genomic window from Streptomyces broussonetiae includes:
- a CDS encoding glutamate-5-semialdehyde dehydrogenase produces the protein MSVTEICRAAAEASAHVKQLTTAQKDQVLLDMAAAVERHRDSIIKANEQDIEAARAAGVTPTLIDRLTLTESRMAGLVKAIHTVASLADPVGEVVKGWTRPNGLLVEQVREPLGVVAVIYEARPNVTAEVAALCLKTGNCAVLRGSSMATATNAAIMAALAEAVSEHDEVPAAAVQLVSDPSRDAAMELMRAKGYVDLLVPRGGPELIASVEQNATVPTVIDGAGNCHTYIDGSADLDIATAVTINAKTSRPSVCNAMETLLVHEDLAETWLPGVLGLLAEAGVEIRGDETVQRVWPKAVAATEEDWGTEYLRLVLAVKVVPDADGAIAHIRRWGTSNAEGIVAKDIDVARRFTREVDSGSVFVNTSTRYSDGGEFGYGVEIGVSTQKLHVRGPMGLDALTTVKNVVWGSGQTRTI, from the coding sequence GTGTCGGTAACCGAGATCTGCCGTGCTGCTGCGGAGGCGTCCGCCCACGTCAAGCAGCTGACCACGGCCCAGAAGGACCAGGTCCTCCTGGACATGGCGGCCGCCGTCGAGCGCCACCGGGACTCGATCATCAAGGCGAACGAGCAGGACATCGAGGCCGCCCGTGCGGCCGGCGTCACCCCCACCCTCATCGACCGCCTGACCCTGACCGAGAGCAGGATGGCCGGCCTGGTGAAGGCCATCCACACGGTGGCGTCGCTGGCGGACCCGGTCGGTGAGGTCGTCAAGGGCTGGACGCGGCCCAACGGGCTGCTGGTCGAGCAGGTGCGGGAGCCGCTGGGCGTCGTCGCCGTGATCTACGAGGCTCGGCCCAATGTCACGGCGGAGGTCGCGGCGCTGTGCCTGAAGACCGGCAACTGCGCGGTGCTGCGCGGTTCGTCCATGGCCACGGCCACCAATGCCGCGATCATGGCGGCCCTGGCGGAGGCCGTCTCCGAGCACGACGAAGTGCCCGCCGCGGCCGTTCAGCTGGTGTCGGACCCGTCCCGTGACGCCGCCATGGAACTCATGCGTGCCAAGGGGTACGTCGACCTGCTCGTCCCGCGAGGTGGCCCGGAGCTGATCGCCTCCGTCGAGCAGAACGCCACCGTACCCACGGTGATCGACGGCGCCGGCAACTGCCACACCTACATCGACGGCTCCGCCGACCTGGACATCGCGACCGCTGTGACGATCAACGCGAAGACCTCCCGGCCCAGCGTGTGCAACGCGATGGAGACGCTGCTGGTCCACGAGGACCTGGCGGAGACCTGGCTGCCCGGTGTCCTTGGACTACTGGCCGAGGCGGGCGTGGAGATCCGCGGTGACGAGACCGTGCAGCGCGTCTGGCCGAAGGCGGTCGCCGCGACCGAGGAGGACTGGGGCACCGAGTACCTGCGGCTCGTGCTCGCGGTCAAGGTCGTTCCCGATGCCGATGGCGCCATCGCGCACATCCGTCGGTGGGGCACCTCCAACGCGGAGGGCATCGTGGCCAAGGACATCGACGTGGCGCGGCGCTTCACCCGGGAGGTCGACTCCGGCAGCGTCTTCGTCAACACCTCCACCCGCTACTCCGACGGCGGCGAGTTCGGCTACGGCGTGGAGATCGGCGTCTCCACCCAGAAGCTGCATGTGCGGGGGCCCATGGGCCTGGACGCGCTCACCACCGTGAAGAACGTGGTCTGGGGCAGTGGCCAGACGAGGACGATCTGA
- a CDS encoding MFS transporter, whose amino-acid sequence MAEPTVSSISSPGLSPQSPPADPSTRNTWVLVSFTAVTNLTDGVTKVALPLVATSLTDSPALVSGVLLALTLPWLLVALHVGVLVDRSDRRRLLWLANTMRMTVVLALFTAVATDVVSLPMLYGGGLILGVAEVIALTSAAALVPAAVAPAGRERANTWVTAAETLCNEFAGPFVGGILVAVSASIALGATIGGYALAILILPFLVGRFRVPRQSGRRESTVHQQIWEGLRFLWDQRLLRMLSLTVTGLITCWSAWFALMPLIATKELGLSADRYGMLVGALGVGGVVGTMSVGLANRLLGRRWVMFANVFFSASMVAVPALTSNVWAIGAAAFLGGMGGTLWTVNSRSISQALVGAELMGRYSAAARVFSWGSSPVGAAVAGVLAQWLGYRVTFGLFAMATAVVIVPFLRVFTPKVLTEVEARISAR is encoded by the coding sequence ATGGCAGAACCTACGGTGTCCAGCATTTCGTCGCCGGGCCTGTCTCCCCAGTCACCCCCGGCGGACCCCAGTACGCGCAACACCTGGGTGCTGGTGTCGTTCACCGCCGTGACCAACCTGACCGACGGCGTGACCAAGGTGGCACTCCCTCTCGTCGCCACGTCACTGACCGACTCACCGGCTCTGGTCTCGGGTGTGCTGCTCGCCCTGACCCTGCCGTGGCTGCTGGTCGCGCTGCACGTGGGCGTGCTGGTCGACCGGTCCGACCGTCGCAGGCTGCTGTGGCTGGCCAACACCATGCGCATGACCGTGGTGCTCGCTCTTTTCACCGCCGTGGCGACCGACGTGGTCAGCCTGCCCATGCTCTACGGGGGAGGGCTGATCCTCGGTGTCGCGGAGGTGATAGCCCTGACGTCGGCCGCGGCGCTGGTCCCGGCCGCCGTGGCACCGGCCGGTCGCGAGCGCGCCAACACCTGGGTGACAGCGGCGGAGACGCTGTGCAACGAGTTCGCCGGGCCCTTCGTGGGTGGCATCCTCGTCGCCGTGAGCGCTTCGATCGCGCTCGGCGCGACCATCGGCGGATACGCGTTGGCCATCCTCATCCTCCCCTTCCTGGTGGGCCGGTTCCGGGTCCCACGGCAGTCCGGTCGGCGGGAATCGACCGTCCATCAGCAGATCTGGGAAGGCCTGCGGTTCCTGTGGGACCAGCGGCTGCTGCGGATGCTCTCGCTGACGGTCACCGGGCTCATCACCTGCTGGTCCGCCTGGTTCGCCCTCATGCCGCTGATCGCGACGAAGGAGTTGGGCCTGAGCGCGGACCGTTACGGCATGCTCGTGGGGGCGCTGGGCGTCGGTGGCGTCGTGGGCACGATGAGTGTCGGCCTCGCCAACCGGCTCCTCGGCCGACGGTGGGTCATGTTCGCAAACGTCTTCTTCTCCGCTTCCATGGTCGCTGTCCCGGCGTTGACCAGCAACGTCTGGGCGATCGGTGCAGCTGCGTTCCTCGGCGGCATGGGGGGCACCCTGTGGACGGTCAACTCCCGCAGCATCAGTCAGGCTCTGGTGGGTGCCGAGTTGATGGGCCGCTACAGCGCCGCCGCCCGGGTCTTCTCCTGGGGCTCCAGCCCGGTCGGTGCCGCGGTGGCGGGGGTGCTCGCCCAGTGGCTGGGGTACCGGGTGACGTTCGGCCTCTTCGCCATGGCCACGGCGGTGGTCATCGTTCCCTTCCTGCGGGTCTTCACGCCGAAGGTACTCACCGAAGTCGAAGCTCGGATCTCGGCCCGCTGA
- the proB gene encoding glutamate 5-kinase: MRDGMNDGTGNRVVIKVGTSSLITRGEVDPVKLDTLCATVSKGIEAGLAPVLVTSGAIALGRTRHSTLTQDTTEAAQTAAALGQGVLYAALHARFAAYGLETGQIMLTPHDLVAPEHGGGVRGTLDLMRSLGMVPIVNENDALGVRNNDVLAALLSGFIEARLLLLLTNVAGLYDGNPLLGDDAVRIAEVTGPISEVEAVAGGSTGDGGTGGMLVKLSACWIATHAGVRTVVADAMDSTALVAAFRGDEVAGTVFPPRTSHCAAPDLGRLWRAFRNPPSGSVICDAAGQQAIESGRALLGGNVGAIRGSFDSGDVVDIVGTDSRVIARGSVRLGSAEAGAGGRSASALFDDCDYVRIFGG, translated from the coding sequence ATGCGGGATGGAATGAACGACGGCACCGGCAACCGGGTCGTCATCAAGGTTGGAACCTCGTCCCTGATCACTCGGGGAGAGGTGGACCCCGTCAAGCTCGACACCCTCTGCGCGACGGTGTCGAAGGGAATCGAGGCCGGTCTGGCGCCGGTGCTTGTCACCTCGGGGGCCATTGCACTGGGCCGGACCAGGCACAGCACTTTGACACAGGACACGACGGAGGCCGCGCAGACCGCGGCGGCACTCGGCCAGGGAGTGCTGTACGCCGCGCTCCATGCCCGATTTGCCGCGTACGGTCTTGAAACAGGGCAGATCATGCTGACGCCGCACGATCTCGTCGCGCCGGAACACGGTGGGGGAGTCCGCGGCACGCTCGACCTGATGCGGTCGCTGGGCATGGTGCCCATCGTCAACGAGAACGACGCGCTGGGCGTGCGCAACAACGACGTACTGGCCGCTCTGCTGAGCGGGTTCATCGAAGCGCGGCTGCTTCTGCTGCTCACCAACGTGGCCGGCCTCTACGACGGCAACCCGCTGCTCGGCGACGACGCTGTGCGCATCGCCGAGGTCACGGGTCCGATCTCCGAGGTCGAGGCAGTCGCCGGGGGATCCACCGGGGACGGCGGAACCGGCGGCATGCTCGTGAAACTGAGCGCCTGCTGGATCGCCACGCACGCCGGGGTCCGCACCGTGGTGGCCGATGCCATGGACTCCACCGCCCTGGTCGCGGCCTTCCGGGGCGACGAGGTGGCGGGGACCGTCTTCCCGCCGCGCACATCCCACTGCGCCGCACCCGACCTGGGTCGCCTGTGGCGTGCGTTCCGCAACCCCCCGAGCGGGTCCGTGATCTGCGACGCCGCGGGGCAGCAGGCGATCGAGTCGGGCCGAGCCCTGCTCGGCGGGAACGTCGGCGCGATCAGGGGGTCCTTCGACAGCGGCGACGTCGTGGACATCGTCGGCACGGATTCCCGGGTGATCGCCCGCGGCAGCGTCCGCCTCGGCTCGGCGGAGGCCGGGGCCGGCGGCCGGTCCGCCTCGGCATTGTTCGACGACTGTGACTACGTACGGATTTTTGGAGGCTAG